ACATCCGGCAGGACGAGATTTGCCGAGAGCAGAAAATCCCGGATGCGGGTGACCAATTCCGCCTTCGTGCTTGGTAAGGCGGCATCGATCAATTCCCGCAGAGCATAGGAAAAGACGAAACAGCGCTGCCCAAAAACGCCGATGCTTTGCACCGCCACGACGCCATAGTTGTCCTCCACAAAAGCGGAAATGCCGTTTTGATTGGGAGTATAGATGTCGATGAAGGAGTTCACTGTCTGAGCCGAGCCGGTGAAAGCAATCCCCAAGGTGTGCCATCCCGTTTCTCCGCTTAGGTTTGAGATCACATTGGTAGTTCCGTCATTTGCGCTGGTTAGTCCCAATAGCGGCCACATGATTTGGTATCCATCCAAGCCGGGTTCCACTTGTGGGAAATATGCCAGGAGATCCCATCCGATCATGTCTCCGCCTTCGATATAGACTCTGCCGCCGCTTTCCAGATATTCTCTCAAAGCGTCGAAATTCTCGTTGCTTGCAAAGCGATAGATGTTGCTGCCAGCCACTCCGAAACTCAAAAACACCGCGCTAAAAGTATAAAACGAGCTTGGAAAGAGCGTTCCGAGGGTGACCTGATGTCCGAGGGCGAGCAAGCTTGTGCGAAGATAGCTTCCGCTCATGTTGCGTCCTCCGGAAACCCCTTCCCAGACAAGAATCCCGCCGGCATTGATCAACATCTGGAAATTGCTGCTCGCGCCAAAGACGATGGGCAGATTAGCGCTGATATTCAAGGTAAAAGTCACGTATTTCGATGTCGCCGTGGGAGAAGCAACCACGAGGAAGGCGTTGTTGAGCTGGATGAATGAATCCTGAGATACCGATCCGCTAACAGTGTTTTGCAGGATCGTGACCATCGGATCGGTGCTTGAAAGCGTGTAGGTGACGTTGCCTGAGCTCGCGCCATAAGAATAGTTGCGCAAAAGCAGATTTAGCGAAAACTGCTCCCCCGCCTCGATGGCTTTGTTTCCGTTTTGATCGCTGGGCGCGCGCACTTGGAGCAGCGCCAGTTTGAGTTCCTGATCTGGCACCGGATTCGTTTCCGAAAGCGCGCGCCAGGCATTGAGCTTTCCCTGTCCGAGGGTGTTTTCCTTGCCGGGATTGAGGTTGTCGATAAAATCGCAGGTTGCGACGAGTTGATTCACCACCTGAGCGTTTGTCCAAGCAGGATTGTAGGATCTGATCAAAGCCGCCAACGATGAAGCAATCGGGCTGGCATAGGAAGTGGCGTTGCTGACCAAGGTGTATCCAGTTCCGCCGCTGATCGAACCAACCGCTTCCGTGGGAGCTGAAACACTGATGAACGCTCCAAAACTTGAAGTGGAGACCTTGATTCCGTTATTGAGCAACGCCGCCACCGCCACCACGTTTTGATAGGCGGCTGGATAGATCGGCACGCTGTTGTTGCTGTTTCCACCCGCGGCTACAATCACGCTGCCAAGCGACGATGCGTAATTCACCGCATCTTGGTTCGCTTGTGAAAAACCCGTTCCACCCCAGGAACAATTGATCACGCCGGCGCCTTTTCCCGCGGCATAGATGATGGCGTCATAACCTCTGTAGATGGAATTTGGCACCCCCGCGTAGGTGCAGGATACCGGCATCAGTTTCACGTTCCAGGCAAGGCTGGCGCCCCCGATAGAGTTATTTGTGCGGGAATTGGCGATGCCGGATACAAGGGTTCCGTGTCCTCCGGTTTCAAAAGGATCGTTGCCTTCCGCGAAAGTTCCGTCCAAAACGAAGTCCCAGCCGATCAGATCATCGATCTTGCCATTTCCGTCATTGTCGATTCCGTTCAAATCCCCCGGATCCATCACCCAGGCGCTGCCGTTGTGAAAGATCGTCCAACCGTTGCCATTGGCGTCTTCGCCGAGGTTGTGCCATATATTTTGCACGATATCCGGATGCTTCCACATCAAGCCGGTATCCACTACTGCCAGGATCACCGGTTGAATGCCGTTTTCTCCTTTGTGGATCGTCCATGCCGCCTCTGCCTGGAGTGCGTTGAAATATAGCGAGGAAGCATAGTTTGCATCATTCGGAGCGTCAAAAACCTCGTCGATGTAGATCGGCTCGGCATAAATGACGTTTGCATCCCTCAAAAGGGAGTTGCAAATGCCTATGGGATCATATTTTACATCGAAACTGAGCTCCAGGATGAGGGAAAGATCGATGGGGCTGGATTTTCCCGGATCAGTCTGGAATCGGGGTTTGACTTCACGGATATTCAAAGCCTGAAACTTCTCGCTCAGAGAGGAAATGCCGATTTTCCCAATGCCAAGCTGCATCAGGGATTTGGCGTCCGGTTTGAGCTTGATCACCGCTTTGCCAGGCTCAATTTTTTGATCGCTTAGCCCGGCGATCAGTGGAGCAAGTAAGAGCAAAAAAGTTATAATTACAATGCCTGTTTTCATGATGACTCCTTGATACTATATGATTTCGCTGATGTATTCACGCAGCCCGCGCATACCGATTAAGCGATCGGATTTGTAGCGGGGGATCACGTGCAGATGATAATGGAAGACGCTTTGCCCGGCGTGGCTGCCGCAATTCGTGCCCAGATTATAGCCATCCGGAGCGTATCTTTCTGCCAGCCAGTCCTTTACTTTGACGAGGAGATCCTGTATATCCGGCGCTTCCTCGCGTTGCATTGAAAAGACATCCTCAAAATGACGCTTGGAGATGATCAAAACATGCCCCTTCGAAACCGGACGCTGGTCTGGTATGGCAAAAAAACTCCCGTTTTCCGCGATGTATGATGAACTTGGTATCCGGCAAAAGACGCAATTCATAATTTCCTCGTGTGAATACAAAGTAAGAAATTGTGGCGCTGAAGTCAAGCATAATGTTTTGGCTTAGGTGGAAATGTGGAAGGGTGTGCCCATAGCGCAGCATGCCACTGCTGCGGAGGATATGAGACGTGGTATGAGAGATGTGAGACGTAAGATGTGAGATGAAGAAAGTGCCGTCCTACGGCCTTGCCACGGTAGAGCCTTATTTCATCTCTCTTTTAGAGTGAATGGATGAGCAGGTGAGCTTCTCTCACCTTTCCACATCCGCAGCATCGGCATGCTGCGCTACATTCTCCTTAGCATTACGGAGTCAATACGGACTTAGTCCGTAATGAGTCCGTATTGACTCCGTAATGCTAAGGGGGAACCGGAATTTTTAGGTGCAAGACCGGGATATTCATAGACAATTGTCCGGCTATGTGGATAAGCCGCGGTCGGCGTTGAGGACGAAATCGTAGAAGATCTGTTGTTCGGGAGTGAGTTCGCCGAGTTCCTTGACCGCTTCAAGCGCTTGGGAAGTGTTCAAGCCGCTGCGGTAAAAAAGGTTATAGACTGTTTTGATGGCTGCGACACGTTCGTTGGAAAAGCCCTTTCTCACCAAGCCGACGCTGTTTAGTCCCACGGTTTTATAGGGATTTCCTTGTCCGCGGGTGTATGGAGCAATGTCTTTTTTGATCGCCGAAGCTCCGCCGACAAAAGCGTGCGTTCCGATATGAACAAATTGGTGAATCGCGGTCGCGCCACCGATGATGGCATAGTCGCCGATGTGCAAATGACCCGCCATCTGGACGGTGTTTGCGATCACGCAGTGGGATCCTATCTGGCAATTATGTGCGACGTGGACGTAAGCCATAAACAGATTGCTGTCGCCGATGACGGTATCTTCGCCCATCTGGTTGCTGCGGTTGATGGTCACAAATTCGCGGATGGTATTATTGTCCCCGATACGCAGCCGGGTAGGCTCTCCGGCATATTTCAAATCCTGGGGATCGGTGCCGATCACAGCATAGGAAAAGATGCGGTTGCCATCTCCGATAGCCGCATCTCCATCGATGATGACGTGGGGGTATAGGCGGTTGTCCCTGCCGAGCTTTGCCTTGCTCCCGATCACGCAATACGCTCCGATCTCGCAGTTTTCGCCGATGACGGCTCCCTCCTGGATAATGGCGGTGGGATGGATGACGCTCATTTATTCTTCTCCGTGATCATTGCCATAAAATCTCCTTCCGCGACCTTTTCGTTGCCGACGTAGGCATCGCCGTGCATCTTGGAGAGCGAACGTTTCAGGGAAATGACCTTCAATTCATAGCGAAGGGTGTCTCCGGGGAGCACCGGTTTGCGGAATTTGACGTTGTCTATGGAGGCAAAATAGGCTACGTAGTCCTGAGGGTTTTCCAATTGATTGAGGAGCATGATTCCGCCGGCTTGTGCCATGCCTTCGACGATCAGAACACCCGGCATGATCGGATGTCCGGGAAAATGTCCTTCAAAAAAAGGTTCGTTGATGGTCACGTTTTTGATCCCCGTGATCGATTCACCGGGGACGAAATCTATGATCTTATCCACCAATAGGAATGGGTAGCGGTGGGGGATGATGCGCATGATGGCGTTGATATCAAAAACGACGTCCTTGCTTTTTTGTTTCTGATAGATCTTTTGCAGCTCTCTTTTCTTTTGTATCTGACGCAGCTTGCGCACGAACTCGACGTTTGTCTTGTGTCCGCTGCGCGCGGCGAGGATGTGCCCTTTGATCGGCATGCCCAAAAGCGCGATGTCGCCAAGCAGATCGACCACTTTGTGACGAACGAACTCGTTATGATAGCGCAGTTTGTTGTTATTGAGGATGCCTTCATCGGAGACCGCGACCGGTTCATGGTATTCGAACACCTCCTGCAGGTGTTTGAGCTCCGCTTCGCTCATGTTTGGTTCTGCGATCACGAGCGCGTTGTCCAAAGAGCCGCCTTTGATCAAGCCCTTTTCTTTCAGATAAAGGATTTCGTTGATAAAGCAAAAAGTGCGCGCGCCGGCAAATTCCTTTTCATAGAAGGCCAGACTCGGCAGCCAAGTATATTGCGTGCCGAGATACGGATGTTTGTAATCGATCATGAAAGTGACTTTCAGTTCGTTGGAGGGAACGATCACGATATCGACGTTTTCCTCCGGAGCGGAAAAGCTGATCGGGGAATCCAGCTCAAAGAAGATCCGCTCGGAGTTTTGAGGTTGGGCACCCGCTTGTCGAAGCAGATTGAGAAAAACGAAAGCTGAGCCATCCGCCACCGGGGTTTCTGGTCCGTCGATCTCAATGCGGATGTTGTCGATATTGAGACCTTTGATGGCGGAGAGGACGTGTTCGATCGTGCCGACCGTGGCGTCCCTGATACCGATGGTCGTGCCGCGGGAAATATCCACCACGTGATCGATATCCGCGGGAATTTCAGGTTTTCCCGGCAGATCGACGCGGATGAAGACGATGCCTTCTTCCTGCCCCGCCGGTTTGAAACAAATAGTGCTGATTTCCCCGGTGTGCAGACCGATCCCCGTGTAGGAAACCGGAGAGCAGATAGTGTGTTTATATTCTGTCATACTCACGCCTTATGTATTTGATTTGTTGTGCTTTAGATAGAACCGGTAGATGTCCGGTAGGTTTTTTTGGCTGGCGAGGATGCGTTTCATTGTGATTGCCTCAAGCGCCGGAGAGCCAAAGTACTTACTGTCCGCGGGGATTTCATGAGTGATTCCGGACTGAGCGCCAACCATCGCTCTGTCGCCAATCTTGAGGTGTCCCGCGACTCCCACCTGTCCCGCGAGATAGACATAGTCGCCCAATTTCGTGCTGCCGGCAAGACCTACCTGAGCGCAAAGCATGCAATGCCTTCCGATCACACAATTGTGTGCGATGTGGACCATGTTGTCCAATTTGGTGCCCTCTCCGATGATGGTGGAGCCGAGGGTGGCGCGGTCAACGCAACTATTGGCACCGATCTCGACACGGTCGCCGATCACGACGTTTCCGATCTGCGGTATCTTTTGCTGGATGCCTTCCATTAACAGAAAGCCAAATCCGTCGGCACCGATCACTGCGCCGCTGTGGATGATGACTTCGCTGCCGATGACGCTGTCCTCATAGATCGTGACGTTTGGATATAGCAGGCAATTTTCACCGAGGACGCTGCCATCTGAAATAATGCAGTTCGCGCTGATGCGGCATCCGTCTCCGATCACGCAATCCTTGCCGATCACGCAGTTTTCTCCGATGCTGACAGGAGATCCGATCTTTGCTGCGGGATCGATCACTGCGGAGGATTTGATCTCGTGTTGGATCTGAGTGGAGCAGATGCGCAGCCAGTAGCTGACCAGCTTGAGCAGCGTGAAATATGGTTTGTCGGTGATCAGTATATGCCGCCCTGGGAGTCTTTTCGCTCCTTCGGCGGTAGTGATGATTAGCCCTGCGAGTGAGGCGGACACGGCATCAAAATACTTTTCCTGTTCCCAGAAAATAATGCTGCTTGCCGTCGCATCAGCAGGTTCGGAGACGCTGTCCAAAACGATATCCGGAGAGCCCGAAACATCGGCTGATGTGATTTGTCTGACGCGCTCAAGGCTCAGACTTTGCTTGAATTGCTTCATGGTTTGCCGGGAGCACCGAAATCGAAGGGGTCTTTGGGTTTGGTGGTGTTTGGCTGGGTCTGGTTCTGCTGGTTCGTCTTGTCTGCGGCGGGAGCAATGGTGTCTTTGTTCAGGACTTGCAGCACCTGTTCGGTGATGTCCGTCTGGGGCGCGGCATAGAGGATCACGCCATAGCTGACATCAAAGACCATCGTATATTTCTCGTCATCGGCGATCTTTTTGATGATCGTGTGGATCTTGAGGGTGAGGGGGTCGATGAGCTCGCCGTATCGTTTGTCCGCTTTGCCGCCTTCGCCGAAATATTCTTCCAGCATGCGTCCGGCTTCCGCTTTTTTGGTTTCAATTCTCGCCTGGGCTTCGCGTTTCGCCGCCTCATTCTTGGTGAGTTTGTCGATCTCGAAATCGCGTTCCATCAGCTTGATCTGTTCGTCAAGTTGGCGCACCTGGGTCATCCAGTTTTGCTTATCCAGATTGAAAAGCCGGGCGATTTCCGACGCTTCATTGCTTTCGACCAAAATGCGGTCGGTGTTGACATAACCCAGTTTCACTGCTTGGGCGAATCCAAAGGACAGCGCGCAAACTGCGATCAAGAGCGCCAGTATGAGTTTTTTCATTTACTTTCTCCTGTAGAGTGATTTATGTTTCGATCTTAAATATGGGATCGAGCACCTTGACGGCACGTACGTCATCCACACGGCGAACCGGTGTGGTGAGAGGCGCCTCATGTAATAATTCCGGGTTTTCCCTGATTTCCTGCGCGATTTCTATCATCGCGGCGGCAAAGGCATCGATGGACTGCTTGCTTTCGGTCTCGGTGGGTTCAATCATCATCGCTTCTGGAACGATCAGCGGGAAATAGATCGTGGGGGCATGGAAACCTTTGTCAAGCAGACGCTTGGCGATATCCAAGGTGTTCACGCCATATTCCTTTTTCTGCCAGGAGGAATCCGCGACAAATTCGTGCATGCAATATTCATTGTAGGTGACGTGATAATCCGCTTCGATCAGCTTCATTAGATAATTAGCGTTGATGACGGCGTTTTCGGAGACCTTGCGCAAACCCTCGGCGCCGAGCATCTTGATATAGAAAAACGCCCTCAGCATGACGGCAAAATTGCCGTAGAAAGTGTGCACTTTGCCGATGGAAGTGGCTTGGTGTCCATAATCGAAGAAATAGCCATTTTCGTTTTTGGCGATCATCGGGACAGGTAGGTAGGGCAGAAGCTTTTCCACCACTCCGACAGGTCCGCAACCGGGTCCGCCGCCGCCGTGAGGTGTCGCAAAGGTCTTGTGCAGATTGAAGTGCAGGACATCGAAACCGATCTTGCCGGGTTTGACGATGCCCATCAGAGCGTTCAGATTTGCGCCGTCCATATAGATCAGACCGTCCACGCCGTGAATGAGTTTCGAGATCTCCTCGATCTGGGCTTCAAATAGCCCAAGCGTGTTTGGGTTGGTGAGCATGAATCCCGCGGTGTTCTCATCCACGATCTCTCTTAAGCGATCGATGTCGCAGCGTCCTTCAGCATTGGATTTCAATTCGACAACGTCAAACCCGACCAACGAGCAGGTGGCGGGATTGGTGCCGTGGGCGCTGTCCGGAATGATGATCTTGGTCTTGTGATGATTGCCCTTGGCTTTGTGATAGGCAGCGATGATCTTCAGTCCCGCAAATTCGCCCTGCGCACCGGCTACGGGTTGCAAAGTGACGCCTGCCATACCGGATATCTCAGCCAAGTCGTCTTGAAGCTCGTATAGCAGCTCCAGAGAGCCCTGCAGAGTGATCTCCGGTTGATAGGGATGCAGGTTGTTGAAACAAGAATGGCGCACCAGAGTTTCATGCACTTTGGGGTTATATTTCATCGTGCAGCTTCCCAATGGATAAAGACCCTTTTCGATGAAGTGATTCTTGTGGGAAAGCGCGATGTAGTGTCGCATCACGTCGAGCTCGCTCACTTCGGGAAGACGGGCGTCTTTTTCGCGCATCATTTCCGATGGAAAGATGGACGAGAGCGGAGTGTCGATCTCGCGATTTGGCAGCGTGCAACCGCGCCTGCCGGGAGAGCTTAATTCAAATATCGTTTCAGACATGGCAGACCTCCTTCATGGCACCGATCAGTTCGTCAATCTCGGCTTTGCTCTTCTTTTCCGTGACCGCGATCATCAGTTGATTCTCATGTCCGAAACGGGACATGTCCACGCCGGGAAAGATGCCTCGCGGCAGCATGGAGTCGATGATCTTTGCCGCGGGGATGGGGGTCTGGAGGACAAATTCCTTGAAGAACGGCGTGTCCGGAT
The genomic region above belongs to Candidatus Cloacimonadaceae bacterium and contains:
- the gcvPB gene encoding aminomethyl-transferring glycine dehydrogenase subunit GcvPB yields the protein MSETIFELSSPGRRGCTLPNREIDTPLSSIFPSEMMREKDARLPEVSELDVMRHYIALSHKNHFIEKGLYPLGSCTMKYNPKVHETLVRHSCFNNLHPYQPEITLQGSLELLYELQDDLAEISGMAGVTLQPVAGAQGEFAGLKIIAAYHKAKGNHHKTKIIIPDSAHGTNPATCSLVGFDVVELKSNAEGRCDIDRLREIVDENTAGFMLTNPNTLGLFEAQIEEISKLIHGVDGLIYMDGANLNALMGIVKPGKIGFDVLHFNLHKTFATPHGGGGPGCGPVGVVEKLLPYLPVPMIAKNENGYFFDYGHQATSIGKVHTFYGNFAVMLRAFFYIKMLGAEGLRKVSENAVINANYLMKLIEADYHVTYNEYCMHEFVADSSWQKKEYGVNTLDIAKRLLDKGFHAPTIYFPLIVPEAMMIEPTETESKQSIDAFAAAMIEIAQEIRENPELLHEAPLTTPVRRVDDVRAVKVLDPIFKIET
- a CDS encoding S8 family serine peptidase encodes the protein MKTGIVIITFLLLLAPLIAGLSDQKIEPGKAVIKLKPDAKSLMQLGIGKIGISSLSEKFQALNIREVKPRFQTDPGKSSPIDLSLILELSFDVKYDPIGICNSLLRDANVIYAEPIYIDEVFDAPNDANYASSLYFNALQAEAAWTIHKGENGIQPVILAVVDTGLMWKHPDIVQNIWHNLGEDANGNGWTIFHNGSAWVMDPGDLNGIDNDGNGKIDDLIGWDFVLDGTFAEGNDPFETGGHGTLVSGIANSRTNNSIGGASLAWNVKLMPVSCTYAGVPNSIYRGYDAIIYAAGKGAGVINCSWGGTGFSQANQDAVNYASSLGSVIVAAGGNSNNSVPIYPAAYQNVVAVAALLNNGIKVSTSSFGAFISVSAPTEAVGSISGGTGYTLVSNATSYASPIASSLAALIRSYNPAWTNAQVVNQLVATCDFIDNLNPGKENTLGQGKLNAWRALSETNPVPDQELKLALLQVRAPSDQNGNKAIEAGEQFSLNLLLRNYSYGASSGNVTYTLSSTDPMVTILQNTVSGSVSQDSFIQLNNAFLVVASPTATSKYVTFTLNISANLPIVFGASSNFQMLINAGGILVWEGVSGGRNMSGSYLRTSLLALGHQVTLGTLFPSSFYTFSAVFLSFGVAGSNIYRFASNENFDALREYLESGGRVYIEGGDMIGWDLLAYFPQVEPGLDGYQIMWPLLGLTSANDGTTNVISNLSGETGWHTLGIAFTGSAQTVNSFIDIYTPNQNGISAFVEDNYGVVAVQSIGVFGQRCFVFSYALRELIDAALPSTKAELVTRIRDFLLSANLVLPDVRNLRIFKTAGNMIRVQWDYPFAVDAFNVGSDENPAGSFLFIEHAGPLLELELAPSARRFFKVRAARAFGL
- the lpxD gene encoding UDP-3-O-(3-hydroxymyristoyl)glucosamine N-acyltransferase — protein: MKQFKQSLSLERVRQITSADVSGSPDIVLDSVSEPADATASSIIFWEQEKYFDAVSASLAGLIITTAEGAKRLPGRHILITDKPYFTLLKLVSYWLRICSTQIQHEIKSSAVIDPAAKIGSPVSIGENCVIGKDCVIGDGCRISANCIISDGSVLGENCLLYPNVTIYEDSVIGSEVIIHSGAVIGADGFGFLLMEGIQQKIPQIGNVVIGDRVEIGANSCVDRATLGSTIIGEGTKLDNMVHIAHNCVIGRHCMLCAQVGLAGSTKLGDYVYLAGQVGVAGHLKIGDRAMVGAQSGITHEIPADSKYFGSPALEAITMKRILASQKNLPDIYRFYLKHNKSNT
- a CDS encoding HIT family protein translates to MNCVFCRIPSSSYIAENGSFFAIPDQRPVSKGHVLIISKRHFEDVFSMQREEAPDIQDLLVKVKDWLAERYAPDGYNLGTNCGSHAGQSVFHYHLHVIPRYKSDRLIGMRGLREYISEII
- the lpxA gene encoding acyl-ACP--UDP-N-acetylglucosamine O-acyltransferase — translated: MSVIHPTAIIQEGAVIGENCEIGAYCVIGSKAKLGRDNRLYPHVIIDGDAAIGDGNRIFSYAVIGTDPQDLKYAGEPTRLRIGDNNTIREFVTINRSNQMGEDTVIGDSNLFMAYVHVAHNCQIGSHCVIANTVQMAGHLHIGDYAIIGGATAIHQFVHIGTHAFVGGASAIKKDIAPYTRGQGNPYKTVGLNSVGLVRKGFSNERVAAIKTVYNLFYRSGLNTSQALEAVKELGELTPEQQIFYDFVLNADRGLST
- a CDS encoding OmpH family outer membrane protein, whose amino-acid sequence is MKKLILALLIAVCALSFGFAQAVKLGYVNTDRILVESNEASEIARLFNLDKQNWMTQVRQLDEQIKLMERDFEIDKLTKNEAAKREAQARIETKKAEAGRMLEEYFGEGGKADKRYGELIDPLTLKIHTIIKKIADDEKYTMVFDVSYGVILYAAPQTDITEQVLQVLNKDTIAPAADKTNQQNQTQPNTTKPKDPFDFGAPGKP
- a CDS encoding bifunctional UDP-3-O-[3-hydroxymyristoyl] N-acetylglucosamine deacetylase/3-hydroxyacyl-ACP dehydratase, yielding MTEYKHTICSPVSYTGIGLHTGEISTICFKPAGQEEGIVFIRVDLPGKPEIPADIDHVVDISRGTTIGIRDATVGTIEHVLSAIKGLNIDNIRIEIDGPETPVADGSAFVFLNLLRQAGAQPQNSERIFFELDSPISFSAPEENVDIVIVPSNELKVTFMIDYKHPYLGTQYTWLPSLAFYEKEFAGARTFCFINEILYLKEKGLIKGGSLDNALVIAEPNMSEAELKHLQEVFEYHEPVAVSDEGILNNNKLRYHNEFVRHKVVDLLGDIALLGMPIKGHILAARSGHKTNVEFVRKLRQIQKKRELQKIYQKQKSKDVVFDINAIMRIIPHRYPFLLVDKIIDFVPGESITGIKNVTINEPFFEGHFPGHPIMPGVLIVEGMAQAGGIMLLNQLENPQDYVAYFASIDNVKFRKPVLPGDTLRYELKVISLKRSLSKMHGDAYVGNEKVAEGDFMAMITEKNK